A window of Malania oleifera isolate guangnan ecotype guangnan chromosome 5, ASM2987363v1, whole genome shotgun sequence contains these coding sequences:
- the LOC131155836 gene encoding multicopper oxidase LPR1 homolog 1-like gives MASPDSSNQSDPSSQLNISKPFFLHSNENPGSTSSDNHHVANASVGNGLSGLTSESISVHGGVADLAHWSTIGLGKECNGLYLLEGSKDVVFHEEIFPFDGANKSVSDPFLFHSKVDDIANSSSVSSSPQEPQSFFQVVKDPLWKETMDKEIQALEKTYTWERSTLPPGKSPIGSKAVTVRVLIALAAAKAWSLHQLDTNNAFLHGDLDEEVYMSLPLGYHSKGGSSSSPIVCKLLKSLYALRKASRQLYTKLSITIQHLGFIQSTSDHCLFVHSILDAKFGIKDLGSLKYFLGLEIARSEKGISLNQKKFALDILKETGMMGCKPVNSPMEQQLKLSKDSGDLLTDSNKYRRLIGKLMYLTLSRLDLTYAVKRLNQFLAKSRHSHMQAATRILQYIKGTSGQGVFFPNDSNLQLKAYCDADWMRRNNIIRAISVLLFLRLSFAQPPPVSKATLHKVAASLKMYVDELPQMPRLYGYTTTSPPHASINPTNLTIGMYQSKWKFHRDLPATTVFAYGTSAATATVPGPTIEAIKGTPTSVTWQNHLPQSHILPWDPTVPTAIPKAGGVPTVVHLHGGVHPPKSDGHALAWFTANFRETGPTWSGSTYTYPNVQHSGNLWYHDHAVGLTRVNLLAGLIGAYVIRDAALDSSLKLPVGPEFDRHLMIFDRSFNVDGSLYMNRTGDNPNIHPQWQPEYFGDAIIVNGKAWPYLKVQRRKYRFRIINASNARHFRFSLTNGLSFIQVGSDSSYLPRPVRTRSILLSPSETADVIIDFSATSASESELTNDAPYPYPTGNPVDELNSKVMKFIIIPGVPNPPDNSRVPRSLKAYQLPTTTAATARRYITLYEYQSAAGTPTHLYINGKRFEDPPTETPKSGSTEVWEVINLTEDNHPLHIHLATFQAVKVQQMVGLDVFAACMGRKNDAVGCNVTEHATGKIVEVPENERTWKNSVKIAPGCQTTVVVKFNLVDGGGEYPFDATADPGYVYHCHILDHEDNAMIRPLKLIS, from the exons ATGGCATCTccagattcaagcaatcaatctGATCCATCCTCACAACTGAATATCTCAAAACCATTCTTCCTCCATTCGAACGAAAATCCAG GATCAACTTCTAGTGACAATCATCATGTTGCTAATGCAAGTGTTGGTAATGGTTTGTCTGGATTGACCTCTGAATCTATTAGTGTTCATGGTGGTGTTGCT GACCTTGCTCATTGGAGCACGATTGGTCTGGGTAAAGAGTGCAATGGGCTCTACCTGCTAGAAGGAAGCAA AGATGTAGTGTTTCATGAAGAAATTTTTCCTTTTGATGGTGCTAATAAATCAGTTTCagatccttttctttttcattctAAAGTTGATGACATTGCCAATTCCAGTTCAG TCAGTTCTTCTCCTCAAGAACCTCAGTCTTTCTTTCAAGTAGTTAAAGATCCTTTGTGGAAAGAGACAATGGATAAGGAAATTCAAGCACTTGAGAAAACTTATACTTGGGAGCGTTCTACTTTACCACCTGGTAAATCACCCATTGGAT CCAAAGCAGTCACTGTTAGAGTCTTGATTGCATTAGCAGCTGCCAAAGCTTGGTCTCTTCATCAATTGGACACCAATAATGCTTTTCTACATGGGGATTTGGATGAGGAAGTATATATGTCTCTGCCTCTTGGTTATCACAGTAAAGGGGGGAGTTCTTCTTCTCCTATTGTTTGTAAGCTACTTAAATCTCTTTATGCTTTAAGGAAAGCTTCTAGACAATTGTACACTAAACTTTCCATCACTATTCAACATCTTGGTTTCATTCAATCTACTTCTGATCATTGCTTGTTTGTGCAT TCAATTTTGGATGCCAAATTTGGAATTAAGGACCTTGGTTCACTTAAATACTTCTTGGGGCTTGAGATTGCTAGAAGTGAGAAGGGTATCAGCTTGAATCAAAAGAAGTTTGCTCTCGATATATTGAAAGAAACAGGCATGATGGGATGCAAGCCTGTTAATTCTCCTATGGAGCAGCAGCTGAAGTTGTCTAAGGATTCTGGAGACTTGTTGACAGATTCGAACAAATACAGAAGACTCATAGGCAAACTAATGTATTTAACCTTGAGTAGACTTGATTTGACATATGCAGTAAAAAGATTGAATCAGTTTTTGGCTAAATCAAGGCATTCACACATGCAGGCAGCTACTAGAATATTGCAATATATCAAGGGAACATCAGGGCAAGGGGTATTTTTCCCTAATGATTCAAATTTACAATTGAAAGCCTattgtgatgctgattgg ATGAGAAGGAACAACATAATAAGAGCAATATCAGTACTCCTATTTTTGAGGTTATCATTTGCACAACCTCCGCCAGTATCGAAAGCAACTCTTCACAAGGTGGCGGCTTCTCTAAAAATGTACGTTGATGAACTCCCTCAAATGCCCAGGCTTTACGGTTATACCACGACTTCTCCTCCTCATGCCTCAATCAATCCTACAAATCTCACCATTGGCATGTATCAAAGTAAATGG AAATTTCATCGTGATTTACCAGCAACAACAGTGTTCGCCTATGGTACGTCTGCCGCCACTGCAACTGTCCCGGGTCCCACAATTGAGGCAATCAAAGGGACACCAACATCTGTGACGTGGCAAAATCACCTCCCTCAATCCCACATACTGCCGTGGGACCCAACCGTCCCAACTGCCATCCCTAAGGCCGGAGGTGTCCCTACCGTTGTCCACCTCCACGGCGGCGTCCACCCCCCTAAAAGCGACGGCCATGCCCTCGCTTGGTTCACCGCTAATTTTCGCGAAACTGGGCCCACTTGGTCCGGATCTACCTACACCTACCCTAACGTACAACACTCGGGAAATCTCTGGTATCACGATCATGCCGTCGGCCTCACACGTGTCAACCTCCTGGCGGGTCTGATTGGAGCCTACGTGATCCGAGATGCAGCTCTTGACAGTAGCTTAAAACTTCCAGTTGGCCCCGAATTCGACCGCCACCTAATGATTTTCGATCGGAGCTTCAACGTAGACGGATCATTGTACATGAATCGAACCGGAGACAACCCGAATATCCACCCGCAATGGCAACCCGAATACTTCGGCGACGCCATCATCGTCAACGGCAAGGCGTGGCCGTACTTAAAGGTCCAACGGAGGAAGTATCGGTTTCGGATCATCAACGCCTCCAATGCCCGACATTTTCGGTTCTCGTTGACTAACGGATTATCATTCATTCAAGTCGGATCCGATTCATCGTACCTGCCCCGCCCGGTGCGCACCCGAAGCATCCTCTTGTCTCCATCTGAGACAGCCGACGTGATCATTGACTTTTCAGCCACGTCAGCTAGCGAATCCGAGTTGACCAACGACGCACCATACCCGTACCCGACGGGTAACCCGGTTGACGAGCTGAACAGCAAGGTTATGAAATTCATAATCATTCCCGGAGTTCCGAACCCCCCGGACAATTCGCGGGTCCCACGGAGTCTAAAAGCTTACCAACTGCCGACGACGACGGCGGCCACGGCGAGGAGATACATAACGCTGTACGAGTACCAGAGCGCCGCCGGGACTCCGACGCACCTGTACATAAACGGAAAGAGGTTCGAGGATCCGCCGACGGAGACGCCGAAGTCTGGCAGCACGGAAGTGTGGGAGGTGATAAACTTGACCGAAGATAATCACCCTCTGCACATACACTTGGCTACGTTTCAGGCAGTGAAGGTGCAGCAGATGGTGGGTTTGGATGTTTTCGCGGCGTGCATGGGGAGGAAGAACGACGCCGTGGGGTGCAACGTAACGGAACATGCGACAGGAAAGATTGTGGAGGTGCCGGAGAACGAGAGGACGTGGAAGAACTCGGTGAAGATAGCGCCGGGATGTCAAACGACGGTGGTGGTGAAGTTTAATTTGGTGGATGGGGGTGGTGAGTATCCGTTTGATGCAACTGCAGATCCTGGCTACGTCTACCATTGCCAT ATTTTGGATCATGAAGACAATGCTATGATTCGTCCACTGAAGCTaatttcctaa
- the LOC131154977 gene encoding putative pentatricopeptide repeat-containing protein At3g18840, translating into MRSLKDGLRLHGYAVKAGFTPTIFTCNQLIHLYANHGLLREAHKLFDEMPERNVFTWNAIISAHVRNQDLGQAQVLFESAPCKDIVTYNSMLSGYVSTDGYEFDAVKLFVEMQTMRDGARFDEFTLTTMLNLTAKLSELSYGRQLHSFMVKTANDSNGFAMSSLVDMYSKCGCFREAHQVFDHGGDGVLDLVSKNAMIAACCREGEMEMAENLFWRNPELNDTVSWNTMISGFEQNGCNEESLKLFVHMLEKGIGCNEHTLASVLSACSGLKSLKLGKEVHARVLKEGLSLNSFISSGIVDVYCKCGHMKYAESVHAATGMLNSFSVTSMIVGHSSQGYMVEARRLFDSLEEKNSVVWTALFSGYVKLKQCEAVFELLSEFRAKEAVVPDALIVISAIGACAIQAALDSGKQIHSYILRMGIEMDDKLVSAMVDMYSKCGNITYAERIFRPVTERDSVLYNVMIAGHAHHGQEKQAILLFEEMLERGIKPDAVTFLALLSACRHGGLVEVGEKYFYSMIENYAISPEIDHYSCMIDLYGKANQLQKAATFMKRIPVQQDAVIWGAFLNACKINRNVEFAREAEEKLLQIESDNGARYVQLANVYAAEGYWDEMARVRRKMRGTEVKKFAGCSWVYVENRVHVFISGGTSHPQAEAIYSLLYCLSEELN; encoded by the coding sequence ATGAGGTCGCTGAAAGATGGGCTTCGGCTTCATGGGTATGCCGTGAAAGCTGGTTTTACACCTACCATTTTCACTTGCAATCAACTCATCCACCTTTACGCCAACCATGGTCTTCTGCGGGAAGCCCATAAGCTGTTTGATGAAATGCCTGAGCGGAATGTGTTCACTTGGAATGCGATTATCTCAGCGCATGTTAGAAACCAAGACTTGGGGCAAGCGCAGGTCTTGTTTGAATCTGCACCTTGTAAAGATATAGTTACGTACAACTCGATGTTGTCAGGTTATGTAAGCACGGACGGGTACGAGTTTGACGCGGTTAAGCTGTTTGTCGAAATGCAGACGATGCGTGATGGGGCTCGATTTGATGAGTTTACTCTTACGACCATGCTTAACTTGACGGCAAAGCTGTCGGAGCTGTCTTACGGGAGGCAGCTGCACTCGTTTATGGTGAAAACGGCCAATGATTCAAATGGGTTTGCCATGAGTTCTCTTGTTGACATGTATTCGAAGTGTGGGTGTTTCCGTGAAGCACATCAAGTGTTTGACCATGGTGGAGATGGGGTGCTTGATTTAGTTTCTAAGAATGCAATGATTGCAGCTTGCTGTAGGGAAGGTGAAATGGAAATGGCTGAAAATCTCTTTTGGAGAAATCCAGAGCTGAACGATACAGTGTCGTGGAACACGATGATTTCTGGCTTTGAACAGAATGGTTGTAATGAAGAGTCTCTAAAATTGTTTGTTCATATGCTAGAGAAAGGAATTGGATGTAATGAGCATACTCTAGCTAGTGTTTTGAGTGCTTGCTCTGGTCTGAAGAGTTTGAAGCTTGGAAAGGAAGTCCATGCTCGGGTTTTGAAGGAGGGGTTGAGCTTAAATTCTTTCATTAGCAGTGGCATTGTTGATGTCTACTGTAAGTGTGGCCATATGAAGTATGCAGAATCAGTTCATGCTGCAACTGGGATGCTAAACTCCTTCTCAGTCACTTCAATGATCGTGGGGCATTCCTCCCAAGGTTATATGGTAGAAGCACGTAGACTTTTTGATTCGTTAGAAGAGAAGAATTCTGTTGTGTGGACTGCTTTATTTTCTGGGTATGTTAAATTGAAGCAATGTGAAGCTGTATTTGAACTTCTGAGCGAGTTCAGAGCAAAGGAAGCCGTCGTTCCTGATGCTTTGATTGTTATCAGTGCCATCGGGGCCTGTGCAATACAAGCTGCTCTGGATTCAGGAAAGCAGATTCACTCTTACATACTGCGAATGGGAATTGAAATGGATGACAAGCTGGTCAGTGCTATGGTTGATATGTATTCGAAATGTGGGAATATAACATATGCAGAAAGAATTTTCCGGCCAGTAACTGAGAGAGATTCAGTCCTTTACAATGTAATGATTGCTGGTCATGCTCACCATGGACAAGAAAAACAAGCTATCCTGCTGTTTGAAGAAATGTTGGAGAGAGGCATTAAACCTGATGCCGTCACCTTTCTTGCACTTCTGTCCGCTTGCCGTCACGGTGGTTTAGTAGAAGTTGGTGAGAAATATTTTTATTCCATGATAGAAAATTACGCCATATCTCCTGAAATTGATCATTATTCATGCATGATTGATTTATATGGGAAGGCTAATCAACTTCAAAAAGCAGCTACATTTATGAAAAGGATTCCTGTACAACAAGATGCTGTAATTTGGGGGGCTTTTTTAAATGCTTGCAAGATAAATCGCAATGTGGAGTTTGCAAGAGAAGCAGAGGAGAAACTGTTGCAAATTGAAAGTGATAATGGTGCTCGATATGTGCAGTTAGCTAATGTCTATGCTGCTGAAGGTTATTGGGATGAGATGGCAAGGGTGAGGAGGAAGATGAGAGGGACAGAAGTCAAGAAATTTGCTGGTTGCAGTTGGGTTTATGTTGAGAACAGAGTTCATGTCTTCATCTCTGGTGGTACATCTCATCCACAAGCTGAGGCCATATACTCTCTTTTATACTGCTTGTCTGAAGAACTAAATTAA